CAAAGTGCTAAATTGTGTCCACTTTGGAGGCTTCAAACAATACCTACCACCCTTAGCTACCTAACTCAATTCTATGCTAACAGTATAGCGTCATCCATGTCGAACCGAGGCACTTGTTGTGAGTGATCTCTCGGTATCCTGCCATTCCTAACTCAATATGCCCCTATCCAAGTTCGTTCATTGTGTTGGAAGCCCATCTTTCAATCCAGATGAACTCATTGAAGATGTCGACCGTCAGAGAGAGGCTGTGGACCACCTGTTGAAGAATGATCTCTTCAACGCCAGTCGAGTGCTTTTCCAACTCCCTGATCCGGATCCCTATACATACCATGCCGTGGCAAGTGTAAAACTTGCCCAAGTCCAGTCAGTAGTCAACCTTGGAGGTGTCAATGGTTTACACGCGTGGTATCGCAATGAGGATGGCTCACCTGTAAGAACTTACCTATGGGTAATGTCCAAGGATTAAGAATTTGTGAAACTGACATCCATGTAGAGAGGGCCACCTCCCCAAGCTGATATCGAAGCATACACCTCTATCTTCAGACCATCAACAGCTACTGCTGCATTTCTCAAGAATCTAGGAACAAATGCTAAGAAAGATTCCATAAGGCGTGAAGTCGCAGCCAACCTTGAGAGCAAGCGATATCTGCACCCTGGGCTTGTAACGAAACTCACTATCCCCAAGAGCAAAAAACCGCCCAGCGCAAATCCCTATCTCGACTTCTGGATGTGGTCATGTCACTCTCTTGAATGGTGCGGCCCTTGCCCGGCATCAGAACGTGTGCCGATGTCCCACCATGTTCTTCCAATTTTCATGCATCACTTTGGCTGCGCAACGCCAACCCACGAGAGCCTGGCTATCCTGAAAATTCTGTCTGACGGGCGCCCAATCGTCGACATCGGTTCTGGCAATGGTTATTGGTCCTATATGCTCCGACGCTACGGCCTCACAGTGCATGCGGTGGATAACATGCAGAGCGAATGGAGAGTCAACTGGGTAAACGACACTGCCATATCGGACGGCGTGAAGTGGTTACGCAAGAACTCCAACGGTGAAGGCATGGTACTCCTGCTTGTGTATCctgttgttggtggaggtgtTGGTGGCGGCAGTGAGGGAGGATTTACGCGGAACCTGGTTTCTGCCTTTGGCGGCGACACTATCGCAGTTGTGGGCACGCAGAATAGGAACGGTTACACAGGATTCAAGGGAGTTACCATGGATGAGTTCATGGCGAAGGAGCATGAGGACTGGACTATGGTAGTAAAGATAGCATTGCCGTCCTTTCCTGGGAAGGACGAAGCACTATATGTCTTCCAGCGGGGCGAACGAGTGCCGCAAGAATAGATTCAGATGATTTCAGATGATTGAGGGCCATGATAGGAAGTTCCATTTCTCAAGACAAATGTTTCTACTCAACAGGAGTTTCGGCCCACGATTCAGACTTATTGACCAAACCCGGGCACCGGGATGTGGGCTACCATCAAACACaaatcatctcatcataCCTAATAAGTAGGTACCTCTGCAGAGAGGAACACAACGCCCTAGGTCATCCCATTCAAATCTCTTACCCTGCCTCGCAATGGTCAACTGAATAGGTAATCAATAAAACGTCCTCCAATCCAGTCAAGTCACATCATGTTTCTTCCTCATTCTCACCCGCATCTGCCCCCGCAAGGATGGGACAATACTTTGTTCTCAGCCTCTCTAACAGCCACCACCAAACCCCAGCAAGCGGCACGGTGAACGCTTTTAGCGCTCGGGGTCCCCCGATCTCCCTCCGTTGAGCCCCTCAACGGCTGTTTAACTGGTCTGCCCTGTGGGCATTTCTTTCGCTTCCCTGTGCGACCCATGTCCTTCTGGCCCTATGACGGCCTCTTCGTCCACTAATAAGAGAACATTCCAAGAGCTCCAGGTCCAAGCACAGCACCGTAGCTGCGTATGTATGTAGCTGCAGGTCAGGTCTCATTCAGCCCCTCCATTCTCTCGGTCCGCCCGCCATTGACGCACAAGGCGGCGTGTGACCATTTAATAAATGTTGAGTTTACTGCTCAATTGGGCATCTTCTCTCGAACTTGCCCATTTCTTCAAGAGAAgtgcttctcctcatcctcgaagTCTTGCTACTCGATTTGCCTCGCTGCTGAAGACCTCCCTCAGTTGGCGCCCCTCTTGACCTGAGACTGAGGCCCCTGCCTCCATATCAAACCAAAGATCCCCGCTTCTATTTCAACAGCTGAGCTCCTTGCGTCCCCA
The window above is part of the Fusarium musae strain F31 chromosome 6, whole genome shotgun sequence genome. Proteins encoded here:
- a CDS encoding hypothetical protein (antiSMASH:Cluster_6.2), encoding MPLSKFVHCVGSPSFNPDELIEDVDRQREAVDHLLKNDLFNASRVLFQLPDPDPYTYHAVASVKLAQVQSVVNLGGVNGLHAWYRNEDGSPRGPPPQADIEAYTSIFRPSTATAAFLKNLGTNAKKDSIRREVAANLESKRYLHPGLVTKLTIPKSKKPPSANPYLDFWMWSCHSLEWCGPCPASERVPMSHHVLPIFMHHFGCATPTHESLAILKILSDGRPIVDIGSGNGYWSYMLRRYGLTVHAVDNMQSEWRVNWVNDTAISDGVKWLRKNSNGEGMVLLLVYPVVGGGVGGGSEGGFTRNLVSAFGGDTIAVVGTQNRNGYTGFKGVTMDEFMAKEHEDWTMVVKIALPSFPGKDEALYVFQRGERVPQE